The proteins below are encoded in one region of Peribacillus muralis:
- a CDS encoding GerAB/ArcD/ProY family transporter: MKNVNLKSIHVYLLTIISTGFMVHVLILPNILTAAGRDAWISVLFSIIPIIIMGLMIFYMSRALGRESLLSFLRNHYSPPFVKILAVCLGMIMFSEAFVTMKYTLFWAKDNYASEVPNLVIVLSFLLISYYASVKGIKTIAILGPFLFFIVCLFGVFIGISNVPKKDYTLLFPLFEQGFEPSLKGMIYVCAAFGEILYLLLLQGYSKHSFTLKGLILTSSFLFILALGPLTAAIAEFGPVEAALMNNPAYEEWKLLTIGKYITRVDFFSIFQWFAGALVRVSLLMFLTNELLGFTKKKWSLTIIYGVMVIGELVNWQSDKFVSFLYRIYYPAVCAVLIASLLMTFLLVKLKSR, translated from the coding sequence ATGAAAAACGTAAACCTTAAATCCATTCATGTCTATTTACTGACAATCATTTCAACAGGCTTCATGGTACATGTATTGATCTTGCCGAATATTTTAACGGCAGCCGGGAGGGACGCTTGGATAAGTGTCCTATTTAGCATTATCCCCATCATAATTATGGGATTGATGATTTTTTATATGTCCCGCGCACTTGGACGAGAGTCGTTATTGTCCTTTTTACGGAATCACTATTCTCCGCCATTCGTGAAAATTTTAGCAGTATGTTTGGGAATGATCATGTTTTCTGAAGCATTTGTCACCATGAAATATACATTATTTTGGGCAAAGGATAATTATGCCTCCGAGGTGCCCAATTTGGTAATTGTGTTATCTTTTTTACTTATTAGTTATTATGCATCCGTTAAAGGAATCAAAACAATCGCCATCCTAGGTCCGTTTCTTTTCTTTATCGTTTGCTTATTCGGCGTCTTTATCGGCATCAGCAATGTACCGAAGAAGGATTACACCCTATTATTCCCCCTATTCGAGCAGGGGTTCGAACCGTCTCTAAAAGGAATGATCTATGTGTGTGCAGCATTTGGTGAAATCTTGTATCTTCTCCTTCTTCAAGGGTACTCCAAACATTCCTTTACATTGAAAGGATTGATTCTGACCAGCTCTTTCTTATTTATACTAGCACTTGGCCCCCTGACTGCAGCGATCGCTGAGTTTGGACCTGTAGAAGCGGCACTGATGAATAATCCAGCCTATGAAGAATGGAAACTGTTAACGATCGGTAAATATATTACACGTGTGGATTTCTTCTCGATTTTCCAATGGTTTGCCGGTGCTTTGGTTCGTGTCAGTTTGCTCATGTTCTTGACGAACGAATTATTGGGATTCACAAAGAAAAAGTGGTCTTTAACCATCATATATGGCGTCATGGTCATCGGCGAGCTCGTTAATTGGCAATCCGACAAGTTCGTTTCCTTCTTATATCGGATTTATTATCCAGCTGTATGTGCAGTTTTAATTGCATCCCTCCTCATGACATTCCTTCTAGTAAAACTTAAAAGTAGGTGA